The proteins below come from a single Acinonyx jubatus isolate Ajub_Pintada_27869175 chromosome A1, VMU_Ajub_asm_v1.0, whole genome shotgun sequence genomic window:
- the TLX3 gene encoding T-cell leukemia homeobox protein 3, with translation MTQSLSGPRTLGKVSVQREAPGAPWPRRNRDPAASPPSPAQPFRPPRMEAPASAQTPHPHEPISFGIDQILNSPDQDSAPAPRGPDGASYLGGPPGGRPGATYPSLPASFAGLGAPFEDPGSYSVNLSLAPAGVIRVPAHRPLPGAVPPPLPSALPAMPSVPTVSSLGGLNFPWMESSRRFVKDRFTAAAALTPFTVTRRIGHPYQNRTPPKRKKPRTSFSRVQICELEKRFHRQKYLASAERAALAKSLKMTDAQVKTWFQNRRTKWRRQTAEEREAERQQASRLMLQLQHDAFQKSLNDSIQPDPLCLHNSSLFALQNLQPWEEDSSKVPAVTSLV, from the exons ATGACACAGAGCCTGTCGGGCCCGCGCACTCTTGGCAAAGTTTCAGTGCAACGAGAGGCGCCGGGCGCTCCATGGCCGCGCCGTAACAGGGACCCAGCCGCCTccccgcccagcccagcccagcccttccGCCCGCCCAGGATGGAGGCGCCCGCCAGCGCGCAGACCCCGCACCCGCACGAGCCCATCAGCTTCGGCATCGACCAGATCCTCAACAGCCCGGACCAGGACAGCGCACCGGCCCCGCGGGGCCCCGACGGCGCCAGCTACCTGGGAGGGCCCCCCGGGGGCCGTCCGGGCGCCACATACCCGTCTCTGCCCGCCTCCTTTGCCGGCCTCGGCGCGCCCTTCGAGGACCCGGGATCTTACAGTGTCAACCTGAGCCTGGCGCCCGCCGGAGTGATCCGAGTGCCAGCGCACAGGCCGCTGCCCGGGGCCGTGCCACCGCCTCTGCCTAGCGCGCTGCCCGCCATGCCCTCCGTGCCCACGGTCTCCAGCCTGGGCGGCCTCAATTTTCCCTGGATGGAGAGCAGCCGCCGCTTCGTGAAAGACCGCTTCACAG CGGCGGCGGCGCTCACGCCCTTCACCGTGACCCGGCGCATCGGCCACCCCTACCAGAACAGGACACCGCCCAAGCGTAAGAAGCCGCGCACGTCCTTTTCTCGGGTGCAGATCTGCGAGCTGGAAAAGCGCTTCCACCGCCAGAAGTACCTGGCCTCCGCCGAGAGGGCGGCGCTCGCCAAGTCCCTCAAAATGACGGACGCGCAGGTCAAGACCTGGTTCCAAAACCGGAGGACCAAATGGCG GCGGCAGACGGCGGAGGAGCGGGAGGCGGAGCGGCAGCAGGCGAGCCGGCTCATGCTGCAGCTGCAACACGACGCCTTCCAAAAGAGCCTCAACGACTCCATCCAGCCCGACCCTCTCTGTCTGCACAACTCGTCGCTGTTTGCTCTGCAGAATCTGCAGCCCTGGGAGGAGGACAGCTCCAAGGTCCCCGCCGTCACTTCTCTGGTGTGA